From Corticium candelabrum chromosome 13, ooCorCand1.1, whole genome shotgun sequence, a single genomic window includes:
- the LOC134188808 gene encoding uncharacterized protein LOC134188808, whose protein sequence is MTTANGESDSATKSKKNKYRKDKPWDDEAVDHWKVQPFTQDDSKHALVEESSFATLFPKYREKYLREAWTHVKRTLAEHGIDCTLDLVEGSMTVRTTRKTWDPYIIIKSRDMIKLMARSVPYEQARRVLEDDVACDVIKIGSLVRNKERFVKRRQRLIGPNGATLKAIELLTGCYMMVQGNTVSCLGSYKGLKQVRQIVLDTMNNIHPVYNIKRLMIKRELAKDPSLQNESWDRFLPKFKATNVTRKKIKRKPEKKPYTPFPPPQTESKVDKQLASGEYFLKEHERRTKKKMEQESQRSEKSEKRKAKREQSFIAPAEPPVKKAKVAAESDVDIPRLKKKVKAAQKLKTSFKTK, encoded by the exons ATGACTACTGCAAACG GCGAAAGCGACAGCGCAACGAAATCTAagaaaaacaaatacagaaaagACAAAC CTTGGGATGACGAGGCTGTCGATCACTGGAAGGTGCAGCCGTTCACGCAGGATGACAGTAAACATGCTCTGGTCGAAGAGAGCTCGTTCGCCACTCTGTTTCCGAAATATCGAGAGAAGTACTTGAGAGAGGCTTGGACACACGTTAAACGGACTCTTGCCGAGCAT GGCATTGATTGCACTCTTGACCTGGTTGAAGGCAGTATGACCGTAAGAACAACTCGTAAAACCTGGGATCCTTACATTATCATCAAATCACGTGATATGATCAAACTAATGGCTCGAAGCGTCCCCTACGAACAG gCTCGTCGTGTATTGGAGGATGATGTAGCATGTGATGTGATTAAGATTGGCAGTCTTGTGCGTAATAAGGAGAGATTTGTGAAACGACGGCAGAGGCTGATAGGACCGAATGGGGCAACACTAAAG GCTATAGAGCTGCTAACTGGATGTTACATGATGGTGCAAGGAAACACGGTATCTTGCTTAGGTTCATACAAAGGATTGAAACAG GTACGACAGATTGTGTTGGACACGATGAACAACATTCATCCAGTCTACAACATTAAG AGACTAATGATTAAACGAGAGCTAGCGAAGGATCCCTCTCTTCAAAACGAGTCATGGGATCGCTTCCTGCCAAAATTCAAAGCAACAAACGTAACAAGGAAGAAAATCAAGCGAAAACCAGAGAAGAAACCATACACACCATTCCCTCCAccacaaacagaaagcaag gTTGACAAACAGCTTGCTAGTGGAGAGTACTTTTTGAAAGAGCACGAACGACGTACCAAGAAGAAAATGGAGCAGGAGTCTCAACGCTCGGAAAAGTCAGAAAAGAGGAAAGCAAAGAGAGAGCAGTCGTTCATCGCACCGGCAGAGCCACCAGTCAAGAAAGCAAAAG TGGCTGCTGAGTCTGACGTGGACATACCAAGACTAAAGAAAAAAGTGAAAGCAGCTCAA AAGTTGAAGACGTCATTCAAGACGAAGTGA